AGCTGATGCGTGTCGCCATTCACGGTGAGTTCGATGTTCATGTGCGATCCTCTGTTCTTCAAAGGATCAACAACCCCGGCCCATCTAGGTTCCGGCCCTGAGCAAGGGCGCGGGACGCAACGGTCGGGGGGGGGGGCAGCACGAAGCGGAGGCCCCGGTGGGGGCACGTCGACGCATTATGCAGATACCGGAGAGGTTTGGATGGCTGGCTGGCGGTGGCTGGCTTGCTATCTGAGATCTGGATAGCGGCACCTCCAGCCGAGGTCAAGAAAAAATTGTACAAAATCAAATGGTTGAGTGTTATTGTCAGGGATTTAAGGCCGAGTGTTTTGATCGGAATTATCCGGCGCGGTGGCGCGGGAGCGCGCCAGGGCAGGGATTTGAGAAAAAGTCACGGGATTTCGGGAACTTCGCGGGGAGTGGCGGGTTGGTCCGGCGATGACGATGCACGACCGCCATATCCCCCAACGGAAAAAGCCGCAGCCTCCCGGCTACGGCCTTTTCAAACGGACCTGTGATCCGGCACCGGACCTGCCTGGCGGCAGGGGCCGGAGGCCGAAGCGCTCAGGCGCCCCAGGTGCGGACGGGTCCGCAATCCATGTGCACGAAGTTCGACCGGGAGTAGCGCCCGACGCCACCCGCCGCACAGGCCGATGCGGCCTTGGCCACTTGTCCGACGGATCGGGAGGACAGGCGCAGGTCGGCCGCCTGTCCTTTCATGTGGAGCGAGTTCTTGGCCACGCCGCTGGACCGGGCGCGAAGCATCGCGTTGGTCTTCGGGCTGCGGTAGCCCGACAAAAGCATGAACGGTTCCGTCACATTCAGCAGATTGTGGGAGGCGGCCATGATGTCCATCGTTCGCATGTCGATATTGATCAGTTCGTCCGTGCGCCAGTCGCGCATGAAGTGGGTCACTTCCTTGACCGCGTCGGCAATATACTCGCCCTCGATCCAGTAGATCATGTCGAGCCGTTCACCGGTGCGGGCCGAATACATGCGCAGGCGGCGAATATCGCCGGAGTTGCGCAAGAAGCCTGCCGCCTTTGAGAAAGTCGGCGCCGCCGTCACGGCGGTTGCTGCGAAAGCGCCCAACAGGGCGCGGCGCGAATAGTTCGCTGTTCTTGAGTCAGTCATTGAGAGCGCTGTCCCGTCGCTTACCTGTGTTGCCGCGATGTTACGCAGCTTTTGCTATCTATCCCCAGATGCCCGGTTTTTATTGCACGCACGGCCCGCTCCTCCAAGACGCGATTGGTTCGTATTGTAACGAACCTGTGATTTTCGGCAGAAACCCGCTTAGATGCAGGATGTTTTTCGCCAATCTCCACTGCGATCGCGGTTTGTTCATGGCGCTTGCGGGGCCTTGCAGAGGCCTTGTCGCGGCCCTGCACCGCAGCGGCGGCATCCACCATCCTGACCTTTTTGTGTCTGGACAGAGGGATGCGGGTACCATCACATTGGGGGTCACAAATTCGCGATCA
This genomic window from Pseudooceanicola aestuarii contains:
- a CDS encoding YcbK family protein; amino-acid sequence: MTDSRTANYSRRALLGAFAATAVTAAPTFSKAAGFLRNSGDIRRLRMYSARTGERLDMIYWIEGEYIADAVKEVTHFMRDWRTDELINIDMRTMDIMAASHNLLNVTEPFMLLSGYRSPKTNAMLRARSSGVAKNSLHMKGQAADLRLSSRSVGQVAKAASACAAGGVGRYSRSNFVHMDCGPVRTWGA